The following coding sequences are from one Sulfitobacter sp. HNIBRBA3233 window:
- the bufB gene encoding MNIO family bufferin maturase: protein MFDETSERSNLPQAVGIGYKPRHFADLLAAPGPVAWIEVHAENYMGDGGRPHAQLRALSSEFAISVHGVGLSIGGDAPLDRDHLKRLKKLVDWAKPASFSEHLAWSTHGAEFLNDLLPLPYTDATLATVCDHINEVQDTLGRQMLLENPSSYLAFDESTLSETDFLAAVIHRTSCGMLLDVNNVFISSTNLGLSPQDYIAAFPLEAVGEIHVGGHDEDTDEHGAPLLIDSHGAPVVDPVWSLLEQTLALTGPRPILVEWDTDVPDWPVLRAEAERAQAALAGVDR from the coding sequence ATGTTTGACGAAACGTCCGAACGGTCAAATCTTCCACAGGCTGTGGGTATCGGCTACAAGCCGCGGCATTTCGCCGATCTGCTGGCGGCCCCCGGCCCGGTGGCGTGGATCGAGGTGCACGCGGAAAACTACATGGGTGATGGCGGGCGACCGCATGCTCAACTGCGCGCGCTTTCCTCAGAATTCGCGATCTCCGTTCACGGTGTCGGCCTCAGCATCGGAGGCGACGCTCCGCTGGACCGCGACCACCTCAAGCGGTTGAAAAAACTGGTCGACTGGGCCAAACCGGCGAGCTTTTCGGAACATCTCGCGTGGTCTACCCACGGTGCGGAATTCCTCAACGACCTGCTTCCGCTGCCCTACACGGATGCAACGCTGGCGACCGTCTGCGACCATATCAACGAGGTGCAGGATACGCTGGGTCGGCAGATGCTGCTCGAAAATCCGTCCAGCTATCTCGCCTTCGACGAAAGCACCCTGTCGGAAACCGACTTTCTTGCCGCGGTTATCCACAGAACATCCTGCGGTATGCTGCTGGATGTGAACAATGTTTTCATTTCATCCACAAACCTCGGGCTCAGCCCGCAGGACTATATCGCCGCCTTCCCGCTGGAGGCTGTCGGCGAGATCCACGTGGGCGGCCACGACGAGGACACGGACGAGCACGGCGCGCCGCTTCTGATCGACAGCCACGGCGCGCCAGTGGTCGATCCGGTCTGGTCTCTGCTCGAACAGACGCTTGCGCTTACCGGGCCGCGCCCAATCCTCGTGGAATGGGACACCGATGTGCCCGACTGGCCCGTTCTGCGCGCCGAGGCCGAGCGCGCGCAGGCGGCTCTGGCAGGCGTGGACCGCTGA
- a CDS encoding cytochrome P450 has product MFDLAHPPAGFIENPFPHYDRLLREAPVCPQPDGSFVISRHADLNAIYRDTDTFISDKRQAFAPKFGPGSPLYEHHTTSLVFNDPPLHTRVRRIMTSALTPKALARMEPGLIATVDKLLDDMPERPDLIDDFASTIPIQIIGNLLDVPMSERAPLRDWSLAILGALEPTLSDAQLQTGHAAVRDFSAYLTDLIARRRASPGDPETDVLTRLIQGDDSGQLTEIELIQNCIFILNAGHETTTNLIGNGLALLHDNPSQRARLLANPDLVAPAVEEVLRVASPNQFGNRETAKAVTIGGHEIPKGTNLHLCIGAANRDPEVFETPEAFDITRRPNRHLAFAGGPHVCVGLTLARMEGRVALSRFLARYPAYTLSDDRAQGGRIRFRGYARLPATLG; this is encoded by the coding sequence ATGTTTGATCTCGCACATCCCCCCGCAGGCTTCATCGAAAACCCCTTTCCCCATTACGACCGGCTGCTGCGCGAGGCCCCCGTCTGCCCGCAGCCCGACGGATCCTTCGTGATCTCGCGCCATGCGGACCTCAACGCGATATACCGCGACACCGATACCTTCATCTCGGACAAGCGTCAGGCCTTCGCGCCGAAATTCGGCCCCGGCAGCCCGCTTTACGAACATCACACCACCAGCCTCGTGTTCAACGACCCGCCGCTGCACACGCGCGTGCGCCGGATCATGACCTCGGCACTGACCCCCAAGGCCCTCGCGCGGATGGAGCCGGGCCTGATCGCGACCGTGGACAAGCTGCTCGACGACATGCCGGAGCGGCCCGACCTGATCGATGATTTCGCCTCGACCATCCCGATCCAGATCATCGGCAACTTGCTGGATGTGCCGATGTCCGAGCGTGCGCCGCTGCGCGACTGGTCGCTCGCCATCCTCGGCGCGCTCGAACCCACGCTGAGCGATGCGCAGCTGCAAACCGGCCACGCCGCCGTGCGCGACTTTTCGGCCTATCTGACCGATCTGATCGCGCGGCGCCGCGCCTCCCCGGGCGATCCCGAAACCGATGTCCTGACCCGTCTGATCCAGGGGGACGACAGCGGCCAGCTTACGGAGATCGAGCTGATCCAGAACTGCATCTTCATCCTGAACGCGGGCCATGAGACGACGACGAACCTGATCGGCAACGGCCTCGCTCTCCTGCACGACAACCCGTCCCAGCGCGCCCGCCTGCTGGCGAATCCCGATCTGGTCGCCCCCGCGGTCGAAGAGGTGCTGCGCGTGGCCTCGCCCAACCAGTTCGGCAACCGCGAGACCGCAAAAGCCGTGACGATCGGCGGGCACGAGATCCCGAAAGGGACAAATCTGCATCTGTGCATCGGTGCCGCCAACCGCGATCCGGAGGTGTTTGAGACGCCCGAGGCATTCGACATCACCCGCCGCCCCAACCGGCACCTCGCCTTTGCCGGCGGCCCGCATGTTTGCGTCGGCCTGACCCTCGCGCGGATGGAAGGGCGCGTCGCGCTCTCACGGTTTCTGGCGCGCTATCCGGCATACACGCTGTCCGATGACCGCGCGCAGGGCGGGCGCATCCGCTTTCGCGGGTACGCACGGCTCCCCGCAACGCTGGGGTGA
- a CDS encoding cold-shock protein produces MPTGTVKWFNTTKGYGFIAPDGGGNDVFVHISAVERSGLTGLADDQKVSYELTEGRDGRQMASDLSLL; encoded by the coding sequence ATGCCAACGGGAACCGTTAAATGGTTTAATACCACCAAGGGCTACGGATTTATTGCGCCCGACGGCGGGGGAAACGATGTGTTTGTGCACATCTCTGCGGTCGAAAGGTCGGGGCTGACCGGCCTGGCTGACGATCAGAAGGTCAGCTATGAACTGACCGAGGGGCGCGACGGGCGCCAGATGGCTAGCGATCTGAGCCTGCTGTAA
- a CDS encoding DNA-binding domain-containing protein, whose protein sequence is MTVSQSEFRAALLDAGRPAPRGLSGPDGAQAGRRYDVYRNNVTVSLIEAMKTAFPLVRGLLGAQNFDTLVPLYVRAHPPRSPLMMHYGAEFPEFLDGVAQLRHLGYLGDVARLDLALREAYHAADARPFDASVLQRPPEQLAHVRLTLAPATRIIRSRWPLFDLWRRARSTDAPKPRPQGQSVLVTRPEYDPEVHLLQESSAVWLSSLHDLPLGEAVERAEKQHPDFDFTQSLSLALQSHAFTSE, encoded by the coding sequence ATGACAGTGTCCCAATCCGAATTCCGCGCAGCGCTGCTGGACGCCGGCCGCCCGGCACCACGGGGCCTGTCCGGCCCCGACGGGGCGCAGGCGGGGCGGCGCTACGACGTCTATCGCAACAACGTCACCGTCTCTCTGATCGAGGCGATGAAGACGGCATTCCCCCTCGTCCGTGGCCTTCTGGGGGCGCAGAATTTCGATACGCTGGTGCCCCTCTATGTGCGGGCGCACCCGCCCCGCTCGCCGCTCATGATGCACTACGGCGCCGAGTTTCCGGAGTTCCTCGACGGGGTCGCGCAGCTGCGGCATCTGGGCTATCTGGGCGATGTGGCCCGTCTCGATCTGGCGTTGCGCGAGGCGTATCATGCGGCGGATGCACGGCCCTTCGATGCCTCCGTGCTCCAGCGCCCGCCGGAACAGCTGGCCCACGTGCGGCTGACGCTCGCGCCCGCAACGCGGATCATCCGGTCGCGCTGGCCGCTCTTTGATCTGTGGCGCCGCGCCCGATCGACCGACGCCCCCAAGCCCCGGCCGCAAGGTCAGAGCGTGCTCGTGACACGGCCCGAATACGATCCCGAAGTCCACCTGCTGCAAGAATCATCAGCGGTCTGGCTTAGCTCGCTGCACGATCTTCCGCTTGGCGAAGCGGTCGAGCGTGCAGAAAAACAGCACCCCGATTTCGACTTCACGCAGTCGCTTAGCCTCGCCCTGCAAAGCCATGCTTTTACATCAGAATAG
- a CDS encoding MFS transporter has product MIPVLSACNFVIGIGAFVIIGLLEPLGEDLGRSTAQAGQLITVYAVAYALLSPVLVSLTGSVGRRRVMAGGMAIFAVAAAVSALAPGYATLALARVLAAAGAGIFTPVAAAVAAGLFPQAQRARVLAAVFFGLTLAQVLGVPAGSWIAYTFGWRWALWGVVALSLPCIVLIWTRVPAGLRFDPVSMRDLGEVLREGRMMLAILFTGTFLGAMYVLYTFIAPLLSETMGFGRDGITLTLVVFGLGAVAGNILGGVLADRLGWYKTLTALCVSQVILMPMFTLLPVAAPLLFLLSFVWAVCGWSFMAGQQLRLIGLAGPLAPVVLALNAAAIYVGAALGSALGGLIVSGFGLAATGIGGGICAFAALLHILISARLTPLRPQPS; this is encoded by the coding sequence TTGATCCCCGTTCTTTCCGCCTGCAACTTTGTGATCGGGATCGGGGCCTTTGTCATCATCGGACTTCTGGAGCCCCTGGGCGAAGATCTGGGCCGCTCGACGGCGCAGGCGGGCCAGCTGATTACCGTCTATGCCGTGGCCTACGCGCTGCTGTCGCCGGTGCTGGTGTCGCTCACCGGATCTGTGGGCCGGCGCCGCGTGATGGCGGGTGGCATGGCAATCTTTGCCGTTGCCGCGGCGGTGTCGGCGCTGGCACCGGGATACGCGACGCTAGCGCTGGCGCGGGTGCTCGCCGCGGCGGGCGCGGGCATTTTCACACCCGTCGCCGCGGCGGTGGCGGCGGGCCTCTTTCCGCAAGCGCAGCGTGCGCGGGTTCTGGCGGCGGTCTTCTTCGGTCTGACGCTGGCGCAGGTTCTGGGTGTGCCCGCCGGGAGCTGGATCGCCTACACCTTCGGCTGGCGGTGGGCGCTCTGGGGCGTGGTCGCACTGTCGCTGCCCTGCATCGTGCTGATCTGGACGCGGGTGCCCGCGGGCCTGCGGTTCGACCCCGTCAGCATGCGCGATCTGGGCGAGGTGCTGCGCGAGGGGCGCATGATGCTGGCGATCCTGTTTACCGGCACCTTTCTGGGTGCGATGTACGTGCTCTACACTTTCATCGCCCCCCTGCTGAGCGAGACCATGGGCTTTGGCCGCGATGGCATCACGCTGACGCTGGTGGTTTTCGGACTTGGCGCGGTGGCGGGCAACATCCTGGGCGGTGTGCTGGCCGACAGGCTGGGGTGGTACAAGACCCTGACCGCGCTGTGCGTGTCACAGGTGATCCTGATGCCGATGTTCACGCTGCTGCCGGTGGCGGCCCCCCTGTTGTTCCTTTTGTCCTTCGTCTGGGCGGTCTGCGGGTGGTCCTTCATGGCGGGCCAGCAGTTGCGCCTGATCGGCTTGGCCGGGCCGCTGGCACCGGTGGTGCTGGCGCTCAACGCTGCGGCCATCTACGTCGGCGCGGCCCTCGGCTCCGCGCTCGGCGGGCTGATCGTCAGCGGCTTCGGCCTTGCCGCCACCGGCATCGGGGGCGGGATCTGCGCCTTTGCCGCCCTTCTGCACATCCTGATTTCGGCCCGGCTGACACCTTTGCGGCCCCAGCCCTCTTGA
- the thyX gene encoding FAD-dependent thymidylate synthase, translated as MPISPEQQAEIDALRSQTRPTLRAVSDGMEAHLYTAHEVLNHGFIRVIDYMGDDAAICQAARVSYGKGTKSVQNDEGLIRYLMRHWHSTPFEMCEIKLHVKLPVFVARQWIRHRTANVNEYSARYSILDREFYIPAPEHVNAQSVVNNQGRGGVLEGEEAARVLEILKSDSTRAYDHYEQMISQDGQDGLARELARMNLPANIYTQWYWKVDLHNLFHFLRLRADEHAQYEIRVYADAICKVVADWVPAAYRAFEDYRLGGATLSGKALECIRRMLAGEEVTQENSGMSKGEWREFEGVLG; from the coding sequence ATGCCCATCTCGCCCGAGCAACAAGCCGAAATCGACGCCCTGCGCAGCCAGACCCGCCCGACCCTGCGGGCCGTATCCGACGGGATGGAGGCGCATCTCTACACCGCGCACGAAGTGCTCAACCACGGGTTCATCCGCGTCATCGACTACATGGGCGACGACGCCGCGATCTGTCAGGCGGCGCGCGTCTCCTACGGCAAGGGCACGAAATCGGTGCAGAACGACGAGGGGCTGATCCGCTACCTGATGCGCCACTGGCACTCGACCCCCTTCGAGATGTGCGAGATCAAGCTGCACGTCAAACTGCCCGTCTTCGTGGCGCGCCAGTGGATCCGCCACCGCACCGCCAACGTCAACGAATACTCCGCCCGCTATTCGATCCTCGACCGCGAATTCTATATCCCCGCGCCCGAACACGTGAACGCGCAATCGGTCGTCAACAATCAGGGCCGTGGCGGCGTGCTGGAGGGGGAGGAGGCCGCCCGCGTCCTCGAAATCCTCAAATCCGACAGCACCCGCGCCTATGACCACTACGAGCAGATGATCTCCCAGGACGGGCAGGACGGTCTGGCGCGCGAGCTTGCCCGCATGAACCTGCCCGCCAACATCTACACGCAATGGTACTGGAAGGTGGACCTGCACAACCTCTTCCACTTCCTGCGCCTGCGCGCGGACGAACACGCCCAATACGAGATCCGCGTCTACGCCGACGCCATCTGCAAGGTCGTCGCCGACTGGGTCCCCGCCGCCTACCGCGCCTTCGAGGACTACCGTCTGGGCGGCGCGACCCTCTCGGGCAAGGCGCTGGAATGCATCCGCCGGATGCTGGCGGGCGAAGAGGTCACGCAGGAGAATAGCGGGATGAGCAAGGGGGAATGGCGGGAATTTGAGGGGGTTTTGGGGTGA
- a CDS encoding putative quinol monooxygenase — protein sequence MSDVIEWVLELEVSAGQADGMADLLEEMVAATKANEPGALHYEYYISDDGTRVTSLERYADNAAAMTHLANFGAQFAERFLATFAPLRFSVFGPAGADLRAGVAAFGAEHMAFHKGFARG from the coding sequence ATGAGCGACGTGATCGAATGGGTGCTGGAGCTTGAGGTTTCCGCAGGGCAGGCCGACGGCATGGCCGATCTGCTGGAGGAAATGGTCGCGGCCACCAAGGCGAACGAGCCCGGCGCGCTGCACTACGAATATTACATCAGCGACGATGGCACCCGCGTCACCTCTCTGGAACGCTACGCCGACAACGCCGCCGCGATGACCCACCTCGCCAATTTCGGCGCGCAGTTCGCCGAGCGTTTCCTTGCCACCTTCGCCCCCTTGCGGTTCAGCGTCTTCGGCCCGGCCGGGGCGGACCTGCGCGCGGGGGTGGCCGCCTTCGGGGCCGAGCATATGGCGTTCCACAAAGGCTTCGCGCGGGGCTGA
- a CDS encoding ArsC/Spx/MgsR family protein, with the protein MEVFGLKNCDTCRKAMKALPEATLVDVRKDGVPQALLKDALEQFGDQLINTRSTTWRGLDSAEREAPPLELLAAHPALMKRPLIRAGGRLSLGWSPEIEAQVRFAV; encoded by the coding sequence ATCGAAGTTTTCGGGCTGAAGAATTGCGATACCTGCCGCAAGGCGATGAAGGCGTTGCCGGAGGCGACGCTGGTCGACGTGCGCAAGGATGGCGTGCCGCAGGCGCTGCTGAAAGACGCGCTTGAGCAGTTCGGCGATCAGCTGATCAACACGCGCTCGACCACATGGCGCGGGCTCGACAGCGCGGAGCGCGAGGCACCGCCGCTGGAGTTGCTCGCGGCCCATCCCGCGTTGATGAAGCGCCCGTTGATCCGGGCAGGGGGCCGGCTGTCGCTGGGCTGGTCGCCCGAGATCGAGGCGCAGGTCAGATTTGCGGTCTAA
- the thrS gene encoding threonine--tRNA ligase gives MAQITLTLPDGNSRSYDAGITAGEVAADISKSLAKKAISATVDGAHYDLAWPIEADADIAIHTMADEEQANELVRHDLAHIMARAVQEIWPDTKVTIGPVIKDGWYYDFDRAEPFTPEDLGLIEKRMKDIINKRDPVRTEVWDRSRAIKHYEDLGEPYKVELIEAIPGDEPLRMYWHGDWQDLCRGPHLQHTGQVPGDAFKLMSIAGAYWRGDSSRAMLQRIYGVAFTGKEKLRAHLNMLEEAAKRDHRKLGREMDLFHMQEEAPGQVFWHPNGWMIYTQLQDYMRRKQRAGGYVEVNTPQVVDRKLWEASGHWEKYQEHMFIVEVDEEHAREKAVNALKPMNCPCHVQIFNQGLKSYRDLPLRMAEFGSCNRYEPSGALHGIMRVRGFTQDDGHIFCREDQIEAETAEFIAFLSAVYRDLGFEKFSVKFSDRPETRAGSDEVWDKAEAALLSATRAAGIEPTLNPGEGAFYGPKLEFVLTDAIGRDWQCGTHQVDFVLPERLDSTYIGADGAKHRPVMLHRATLGSFERFIGILIEEHAGRLPFWIAPRQVVVASITSDADDYVRDVVAALRAAGVRAEADTRNEKINYKVREHSVGKVPVILAVGNREVEERTVSVRRLGEKQTSVQALDDVIAALRVEATPPDLL, from the coding sequence ATGGCCCAGATCACCCTTACCCTTCCCGATGGCAATTCACGCAGCTACGACGCAGGCATCACTGCGGGCGAGGTCGCTGCCGACATTTCCAAATCGCTGGCCAAGAAGGCCATTTCCGCCACCGTAGACGGCGCGCATTACGATCTGGCATGGCCGATCGAGGCCGACGCCGACATCGCGATCCACACCATGGCCGACGAAGAGCAGGCCAACGAGCTGGTGCGCCACGATCTGGCGCATATCATGGCCCGCGCCGTGCAGGAAATCTGGCCCGACACCAAGGTAACGATCGGGCCGGTCATCAAGGACGGCTGGTACTACGATTTCGACCGCGCCGAACCCTTCACGCCCGAAGACCTCGGGCTGATCGAAAAGCGGATGAAGGACATCATCAACAAACGCGACCCGGTGCGCACCGAGGTCTGGGACCGCTCCCGCGCCATCAAGCACTACGAGGATCTGGGCGAGCCCTACAAGGTCGAGCTGATCGAAGCGATCCCGGGCGACGAGCCGCTGCGGATGTACTGGCACGGCGACTGGCAGGACCTGTGTCGCGGCCCGCACCTGCAACACACCGGTCAGGTCCCCGGCGACGCGTTCAAGCTGATGTCCATCGCCGGTGCCTACTGGCGCGGCGACAGCAGCCGCGCGATGCTGCAACGCATCTATGGCGTGGCTTTCACCGGCAAGGAAAAGCTGCGCGCGCATCTCAATATGCTGGAGGAAGCGGCCAAGCGTGACCACCGCAAGCTCGGCCGCGAGATGGACCTGTTCCACATGCAGGAAGAAGCCCCCGGTCAGGTCTTCTGGCATCCCAACGGCTGGATGATCTACACCCAGCTGCAGGACTACATGCGCCGCAAGCAGCGCGCGGGCGGCTACGTCGAGGTGAACACACCGCAAGTCGTGGATCGCAAGCTCTGGGAAGCCTCCGGCCACTGGGAAAAATATCAGGAGCACATGTTCATCGTCGAAGTCGACGAGGAGCACGCCCGCGAAAAGGCGGTCAATGCGCTCAAGCCGATGAACTGCCCCTGTCACGTGCAGATCTTCAACCAGGGGCTGAAATCCTACCGCGACCTGCCCCTGCGCATGGCCGAATTCGGCTCGTGCAACCGGTACGAGCCTTCGGGCGCGCTGCACGGGATCATGCGCGTGCGCGGATTTACCCAGGACGATGGCCACATCTTCTGCCGAGAGGACCAGATCGAGGCGGAAACCGCCGAGTTCATCGCCTTCCTCTCTGCCGTATACCGCGATCTGGGGTTCGAGAAATTCAGCGTGAAGTTCTCCGACCGCCCCGAAACCCGCGCCGGATCGGACGAGGTCTGGGACAAGGCCGAAGCCGCCCTCCTGTCGGCCACCCGCGCGGCGGGGATCGAACCCACGCTCAACCCCGGCGAAGGGGCGTTCTACGGCCCCAAGCTGGAGTTCGTGCTGACCGATGCCATCGGACGGGACTGGCAGTGCGGGACCCATCAGGTCGACTTCGTGCTGCCCGAACGGCTCGACAGTACCTACATCGGCGCTGATGGGGCGAAACACCGTCCCGTCATGCTGCACCGCGCGACGCTGGGCAGCTTCGAGCGGTTCATCGGCATCCTGATCGAGGAACACGCAGGCCGCCTGCCCTTCTGGATCGCGCCGCGTCAGGTTGTCGTCGCCTCGATCACCTCCGACGCCGACGATTACGTGCGCGATGTGGTCGCGGCACTGCGCGCCGCCGGCGTGCGCGCCGAGGCCGACACCCGCAACGAGAAGATCAACTACAAGGTCCGCGAACACTCCGTCGGCAAGGTGCCGGTCATCCTTGCCGTGGGCAACCGCGAGGTCGAGGAACGCACTGTCTCCGTCCGCAGGCTGGGCGAGAAACAGACCTCCGTTCAGGCGCTCGACGATGTGATCGCCGCACTGCGGGTCGAGGCGACGCCGCCCGATCTTCTGTAA
- a CDS encoding BufA1 family periplasmic bufferin-type metallophore, with protein sequence MSTTMKTLAIAGAVAASFGGIATNAEAAAKEKCYGVSLAGENDCAAGPGTTCAGTSTVDYQGNAWTLVDAGTCEEIELPQMADGSERSGSLEALDRDLPA encoded by the coding sequence ATGTCTACAACCATGAAAACCCTCGCGATCGCAGGCGCTGTCGCCGCATCCTTCGGCGGTATCGCCACCAACGCAGAGGCCGCCGCCAAGGAAAAATGCTACGGCGTGTCGCTGGCGGGCGAAAACGACTGCGCCGCCGGCCCCGGCACGACCTGCGCGGGCACGTCGACCGTCGATTATCAGGGCAACGCATGGACACTCGTTGATGCAGGCACCTGCGAGGAGATCGAACTGCCCCAGATGGCCGACGGTTCCGAACGCAGCGGTTCGCTGGAAGCGCTGGACCGCGACCTGCCCGCGTGA
- a CDS encoding arsenate reductase family protein, with amino-acid sequence MILYGLPTCSACKTALKALTDAGHTVTFRDVRADRLSEAEWATLLAEFGDTLVDRSSQTYRNLNAWMRESEAEAQLLDQPALMARPVLTDGTTYTLGWDDAAQEVWLAR; translated from the coding sequence ATGATCCTCTACGGACTGCCCACCTGTTCCGCCTGCAAGACCGCCCTCAAGGCGCTCACCGACGCGGGCCACACCGTCACCTTCCGCGACGTGCGCGCCGACCGGCTGAGCGAGGCCGAATGGGCCACGCTGCTCGCCGAATTCGGCGACACCCTCGTCGACCGCTCCTCTCAGACCTACCGCAACCTCAACGCGTGGATGCGCGAATCCGAGGCCGAGGCGCAGCTGCTGGACCAGCCCGCCCTCATGGCGCGGCCCGTCCTCACCGACGGCACCACCTACACGCTGGGCTGGGACGATGCCGCGCAGGAGGTCTGGCTGGCGCGCTAA
- a CDS encoding MFS transporter — translation MAQTNTTRKAFRKISGAEAPAEDLPEGAQEAEAANGLRHAASLSMTKIADGLIDPKLVLSWLLTTLGAPAVYAGALVPIREAGALLPQILYAGWVQSLAQRRWAWVIGSAGQGVAAAAIVLAALTLEGAAAGIAVCAALAVLALFRALCSVSYKDILGKTVGEARRGSITGLAGSASSVGVLVFALLLMSGVLQTKGAVIAAIGLAAALWMLAALLFSTLSEVDSEGESDLRASFGVLKDNPVLWRFIIVRGLLVSTALAPPYFVILGGGEGEGALGQLGALVLASAAASFLSSYVWGRFSDQSSRRVLMITGVIGAAAMLLAVGLAQIGLAQAVWAMPSALFVLMIAYHGVRQGRSTYLVDISPEDKRSAYAAVCNTVIGGLLLLAGLAGGGAALIGPQAVLILYAALAVAAAAVAKGLPEAQDA, via the coding sequence ATGGCGCAGACAAACACGACACGAAAAGCATTCCGCAAGATTTCGGGCGCGGAGGCGCCGGCCGAGGATCTTCCCGAAGGCGCGCAGGAGGCCGAGGCCGCCAACGGTCTGCGCCACGCCGCGTCGCTGAGCATGACCAAGATCGCGGACGGGCTGATCGACCCCAAGCTGGTGCTGAGCTGGCTTCTGACGACGCTGGGCGCGCCTGCGGTCTATGCCGGTGCGCTGGTGCCCATCCGCGAGGCAGGGGCGCTGCTGCCGCAGATCCTCTATGCGGGGTGGGTGCAGTCGCTGGCGCAGCGGCGCTGGGCGTGGGTCATCGGCTCGGCCGGGCAGGGCGTTGCGGCGGCGGCCATCGTGCTGGCGGCGCTGACGCTTGAGGGGGCGGCGGCAGGCATCGCGGTCTGCGCCGCGCTGGCGGTGCTGGCGCTGTTCCGGGCGCTGTGTTCGGTGTCCTACAAGGACATTCTGGGCAAGACGGTGGGCGAGGCGCGGCGCGGGTCGATCACCGGTCTGGCGGGCTCTGCCTCTTCGGTGGGGGTGTTGGTCTTTGCGCTGCTGCTGATGTCGGGTGTCTTGCAGACCAAGGGGGCGGTGATCGCGGCCATCGGTCTGGCGGCGGCCCTGTGGATGCTGGCGGCGCTGCTGTTCTCGACGCTCAGCGAGGTGGACAGCGAGGGCGAGAGCGATCTGCGCGCGTCCTTCGGTGTGCTCAAGGACAACCCGGTGCTCTGGCGGTTCATCATCGTGCGCGGATTGCTGGTCTCCACCGCGCTTGCACCCCCCTATTTCGTGATCCTCGGGGGCGGCGAGGGCGAAGGCGCGCTGGGCCAGCTCGGCGCGCTGGTGCTGGCCTCGGCGGCGGCGTCCTTTCTCAGCTCCTATGTCTGGGGACGGTTTTCCGACCAGTCGAGCCGACGGGTGCTGATGATCACGGGCGTGATCGGCGCGGCGGCGATGCTGCTGGCCGTGGGGCTGGCGCAGATCGGGCTGGCACAGGCGGTCTGGGCGATGCCTTCGGCGCTGTTCGTGCTGATGATCGCCTACCACGGCGTGCGTCAGGGCCGGTCGACCTATCTGGTCGACATCTCGCCCGAGGACAAGCGGTCGGCCTATGCGGCGGTGTGCAACACGGTGATCGGCGGATTGCTCCTGCTGGCGGGTCTGGCGGGTGGCGGTGCCGCGCTGATCGGGCCGCAGGCGGTGCTGATCCTTTATGCGGCGCTGGCGGTGGCGGCGGCAGCAGTGGCCAAAGGTCTGCCCGAAGCGCAGGACGCTTGA
- a CDS encoding DoxX family protein, with product MTGLLSRYRSLSASLDRADWLLPTLARFLFAAILLLYFWVSGLTKIGDGFAGLFSPSAGAYVQIFPRLMEAASYDTSQFAWWQTLVVLAGTWAEFILPALIVAGLFTRLAALGMIGFVIVQSLTDLYGHGGWTDPAVTGAWFDRLPDGVILDQRALWIFLLLVLVFKGAGPLSLDRAVARGL from the coding sequence ATGACCGGCCTTCTCTCCAGATACCGCAGCCTTTCTGCCTCTCTTGATCGGGCGGATTGGCTTTTGCCCACATTGGCGCGGTTTCTGTTCGCCGCGATCCTTCTGCTTTACTTCTGGGTCTCAGGGCTGACGAAAATCGGCGACGGGTTTGCCGGCCTCTTCTCTCCATCGGCGGGTGCCTACGTCCAGATTTTCCCCCGCTTGATGGAGGCCGCGAGCTACGACACCTCGCAATTTGCGTGGTGGCAGACGCTCGTCGTCCTCGCGGGAACCTGGGCCGAATTCATCCTGCCCGCTCTGATCGTTGCCGGTCTTTTCACGCGGCTCGCGGCACTGGGCATGATCGGCTTTGTCATCGTGCAATCGCTGACCGACCTCTACGGGCACGGTGGCTGGACCGATCCCGCCGTCACAGGCGCGTGGTTCGACCGCCTGCCCGACGGAGTGATTCTGGACCAGCGCGCGCTCTGGATCTTTCTGCTGCTGGTGCTGGTGTTCAAGGGCGCGGGCCCTCTGTCACTGGACCGTGCCGTGGCGCGCGGACTTTAG